A part of Sporanaerobacter acetigenes DSM 13106 genomic DNA contains:
- a CDS encoding TraB/GumN family protein, with the protein MKKGSKFLSLLLVLTIVFSSFSFAFADGGQAPAKDVPSDWAVEHLMEAQIQELASEGYFAQFKEGVTRVELANFATTLYEKLSGKEITPISTNPFKDTEDVNVLKALSLKLMAGEEKDLFKPDEIVTREDVAVVIYNVISVCEPKVDLGSSKELKHKDIKNISKANLDKVSVLVSNDIMDGKGPDKLALEHICTREEVLVLFARAYDFVIHKTGRDSKGFLWEVSNGKNSVYVLGSVHVADSSIYPFSQSIIETFNKSDVLAVEANIVGDQEGLQYMMEKAIYTDDNTLEKNVPEEIYKAFVDKISAAGLDPKDFEKIKPWYAGLLVQGLDMQSASLDATMGIDFNLMTKAMFANKEILEIEGIKFQADLFDSMSKELQISLLESSLVEVKENDESVNVQGEVIKYILDAWKKGDMVEFEKFMEKTNQEGNQEFNNMLFNKRNENMSNKVEEFLNSEDGKTYFVVVGAGHLVGDTGIINSMKERGYTVKQITK; encoded by the coding sequence ATGAAAAAAGGTTCAAAGTTTTTATCATTGTTATTAGTATTAACCATTGTTTTTTCTAGTTTTAGTTTTGCATTTGCTGATGGAGGACAGGCCCCAGCAAAAGATGTTCCAAGTGATTGGGCTGTAGAACATTTAATGGAAGCACAGATTCAAGAGTTAGCAAGTGAGGGATATTTTGCTCAGTTTAAAGAAGGTGTTACAAGAGTAGAATTGGCAAACTTTGCAACTACACTATATGAAAAGCTTTCAGGTAAGGAAATTACTCCTATATCAACAAATCCTTTTAAGGATACAGAAGATGTAAATGTATTGAAGGCATTATCTTTAAAATTGATGGCGGGAGAGGAAAAAGATTTATTTAAACCAGATGAAATTGTTACAAGAGAAGATGTAGCTGTTGTTATTTATAATGTAATAAGCGTTTGTGAGCCAAAGGTAGACTTAGGAAGTTCTAAAGAGTTAAAACATAAGGATATAAAAAATATTTCAAAGGCTAATTTAGATAAGGTAAGTGTTTTAGTTTCTAATGACATAATGGATGGCAAGGGACCGGACAAATTGGCATTAGAACATATTTGTACAAGAGAAGAAGTATTAGTTTTATTTGCAAGAGCGTATGATTTTGTTATACATAAAACTGGCAGAGATTCCAAAGGATTTTTGTGGGAAGTTTCCAATGGGAAAAATAGTGTATATGTATTGGGGTCAGTCCATGTGGCAGATTCAAGTATATATCCTTTTAGTCAAAGCATAATTGAAACTTTCAATAAATCTGATGTATTGGCAGTAGAAGCTAATATTGTTGGAGATCAAGAAGGACTTCAATATATGATGGAAAAGGCTATATATACTGATGACAATACTTTAGAAAAAAATGTTCCTGAAGAAATTTATAAAGCTTTTGTAGATAAGATAAGTGCAGCAGGTCTTGATCCAAAAGACTTTGAAAAGATAAAACCTTGGTATGCAGGGTTATTAGTTCAAGGACTAGATATGCAAAGTGCTTCTCTTGATGCAACTATGGGAATAGATTTTAACTTGATGACTAAAGCTATGTTTGCAAATAAGGAGATATTAGAAATTGAAGGAATTAAGTTTCAAGCAGACTTATTTGATTCAATGTCAAAAGAACTTCAAATAAGCTTACTAGAATCTTCATTAGTTGAAGTCAAAGAAAATGATGAAAGTGTAAATGTTCAAGGAGAAGTTATAAAGTATATACTAGATGCTTGGAAAAAAGGTGATATGGTAGAGTTTGAAAAGTTCATGGAAAAAACCAACCAAGAAGGTAATCAAGAGTTCAACAATATGCTCTTTAACAAAAGAAATGAAAATATGTCCAACAAAGTAGAAGAGTTTTTAAATAGTGAAGATGGTAAAACTTATTTTGTAGTAGTAGGAGCAGGTCATTTAGTTGGAGATACTGGTATAATAAATTCCATGAAAGAGAGAGGATATACAGTTAAACAAATAACTAAATAG